TCCTTATAGTTCCTACGTTACAGGATGTAGAATACAAACCAGTGCCACTGAGTAGTGGCGAAGATGAGGAATATATGCTCGGCCTGAAACAGGAAATGAGATGTACGATGAAACGTCTGCCGTTCAACGTTACAAAGCCTGAAGAGAAGGCAGGTGATCGCACTGCATTTCCGTCTTctgttaatacatttacatttatttatttagcagatgcttctgtccaaagcgacttccaatgagcccacacaccttattcaccgcggtgacttacactgctagatacactacttacactgggtcactcatccatacatcagtggaacacacacactctgtgtcactcacacactacaggtgaacctcaacagcatgtccttggaatgtgggaggaaaccagagcaccctgaggaaacccacacagacacaaggcaAATACACAAACctcacgcagactgagcaggggtcgatAGCATGGTTTCAAGTATTACCAGTGCTGTAATACTTACTGTATGCTCCTCCTTGTGCCATATGTGCTTGAAAAAGGTAGTGATGTGAGTGTCACGTGCTGTGTGGTCCTACTCGCTTCCTCAATTTCATGTTCCGTTAGGTGTGGAAAGATACCGGGAGATGTATGCACAGGCGAACGGCAAAGGCAAACGAAACGAATGGACACCAGGTGTGGTTATTACGTATACAGTTTGGTCCGACCTAAAGCGATCGCTGCAAACATAGCTTTTCTCTGGTCTCTGTAACTCGTGTGGTTTAAATAAGTGGCACGTGTGTTCTCTCTACAGACTGGAATCGCCTCCCAAAGGAGTTGATGCCccagaagagaaaaataaaaaagaaaccaagTAAAATAATAgcgtacaggcagtccctgggttacgaacgtttgacttacgtacaacccgtagttacgaaccacctccccacccccatgAAGCctattacaggcagtccccaaatTGCGGCTgagttctgtgtcctcagtctgtctttaagttggatttttatgtaagtcagaacagttaggtttGGTGGGTTTttaacatcagtttgtcaaatgtttgtcttagaaTATACTATATCgcgtacctttctatgcataaaaacattaaagaaaatcttcggatacactaaaatatctaatatgacaatacagtaataataatacaatgtaatgataatatatgtaactacagtatttataatagagagagataTAGAAAGAGAGAATAAATGTTACtattgtcatgatgaacagGACCCGGAGGAGGttggatccaagtgcaggatcgtttattcagtattaatggatcagacttgttctcgttgtctggagtgagattccgcaactgggaaaaagtgtgttttgtagccgagtggtgggggggcagtGCGCGCATGTgcaaactttaatgttcgcttttccattgCTCGTTGGTATTTCaccttaattattattttttttgttttaaccctGCCACCAAAGTGTCAATGTGATGCAcgcacgctttctgaaccgcttgtcccatacggggtcgtggggagccagagcctacccggcaacacagggcgtaaggccggagagggaggggacacacccaggacgggatgccagtccattgcaaggcactccaggcgggactcgaaccccagacccaccggagagcaggaccccggtccaacccactgcgccatcactgatgatgatgcatcaaagaaaaggaaaacaatcacaattgaaactaaagtggaaataataaagcgaccggaaaaaggtgaaacgtcaatgaacattggaaaagcaaacgttaaagttttttttaaatgtttttttaaaaattttttttatatacctACACATGCATTCTGTCACACAAACtggctggagacaggtgagagtggacccagttgcgggttggttttattccttTCTCGAAGTTCGAAGGGCAGGACACGGtcaaggtcagggacaggcgaaggtcgtACAAGGCACAGAATTCGATACACAGGCAAGGCAAAACTCGGTGGTCGTAGAAGACAGGCGAGGATCGAAAACCAGGAACACTAGAACTAAGCAGGATGCAAAGTGCAGAACAGGGACGCTGATACTGCAAGACCGCAagggcgattgcaagaatccgcgtcGTCTTGCGGacacggagctccttttatcccagGTCTCATCGATTTAGTTGCAGGTGTTGGCGATCCGCTTGTTCCTGGGGGCATGACGcactctctctctattataaatactgtagcaacatttattatctctttctatgtctctattataaatactgtagttatggtcattattattacataattttattgtattattattactgtattgttatattaaagatgttttagtgtatcttgaaatgtttctttaatgttttttatgcgtAGGAAGGTATACGATATATACTATAttctaagacaaacatttgacaaactgacgttagatacccatcACACCGAACTGTTCCAATTcacgtacaaatccgacttaaagacagacttgggAACGGAACTCGCTCGTAAACCGAGGACTGCCtccatattattattaccatgAATGAAGGATGACTCACCAGTATGGGAACCAAAATATAGATAGCCTCGAGTTTGACATGAATGTTTTATAGTACTGGTGAGTCATCCTTCCTTCACAACATCTTGTCATTCATtaacataaataattatttgcCTCCTTTGCGCAATATGTGGTAGTAAGCGagcgagttccgttcctaagtctgtctttaagtcggatttgtacgtgAATTGGAACAGTTCGGTGTGATGGGTATCTTAACGTCAATCTATATTTTGGTTCCCATACCCAACTATTCATGTGGCTTAACTGCTCTAATGAATCGCAGATTATTTTAATAGTTGCACCGCTGCATATCCCATGAGAAAgatgaaaacacatttcctaaatatattacaaaatgtgactggtttttaaatgtcagcaaTTGAAATGAAGTGTAATTAACAGCAAAGGAATGAAACCCGGAGAAAAAAACAATCTCACAGGAGTTGTGTTAAAAAAGATCTTATTTAAAAACAGTGGTATTCATACATGATATAAGGTTTGAACTGTGTGAAATTaccacaatatattttttttatccaatCAGAGGTGAAAAAGGAACCCAAGATATCATCaagcaaagagaaagaagagcTGCTCGacaaattaaatgtatgaaGTGATGAAATAGTATTTCTATATTTGCTTCTTTATTGTTACCCTTTCCCTTTTAAAGAATacattattacatatttattatattcatgTGTTTAAAGCCAATGTAATACTAGCTTTATTTACTGGGCAAAATTGCTAAATGAATTAGGCTGAAAATGatctgtttttaaatgcaattcagttgtacttttttgtttgcagtgcAAAATGTTCTCTCTGTATTTCAGGACCTGGAGAAGAAAGATGAAAAATCAGATGAAGAAAAAGGAGAGAAGGCAGAAGAGAATGAAGATGAAGATAAAGAGGAAGCAGAAGCGGAGGAGTATGATGAAGAAGAGGTAGAAGAGGTAATTCCTAAAAAAGAAGGTTTCCTTTGTGATGTGAATGAATGCTTCCAAAGATGTTCCATAAGATGTaattaattctttatttttacagtgagCTGCTTAAATCCACAAGACTGTCATTTTAGTCTTGAAATACAGCTCTGCATACACATCTTCCTCCATGATATTTTGTTACCAAACAGCAGATGACAAATTTTACCGGCTTCCTTTGCAGAACAAGTACAATTCGTTTTCTGAAAATCTGCTCGTGAAGTGAGACCTTAAGGAACTCTTAAACTCTTGTCGTTCATTTAGAGCAACAAAcagtttttaacctttttttttaaccaaacctACAACATTCCTGAATTGAACATGGATAAAGTCTCACTGAAGATCAATATCTgaattctgcattttatttggaGTATCTGAACTGCTCTGGAAgtttttaaatccaggcttaagacatATTTGTTGAAAATCGGTTTTACGTATTTGCatgatcaattttttttttaatccccttTCCGTCTCATAATTTATCTTACTAttgttttatctttttattttgttgttttgttctgttgttgGACAGCGTGGGGTACAGCAGTTGCCTCACAGTCCTTGattctgtgtggaatttgcatgtttgtataggtttcctctgggtgctctggtttcctcctgtagTCCTAAAGCATGTGTTTAAGGTGattttaaatactgtgtgtgtgtgtgtgtgtgtgtgtgtgtgtgtgtgtgtgtgtgtgtgtgtgtgtgtgagagagagagattgctcTGAAATGGATCCACATCCTGACCattgtgtaccctgcctcacaccctatgcttccaagGTAGGCTCTGgatctctgtgaccctgtattgtatggactgtttgttttttctttaattatttcaatatctttaaatgctgaaattttTGTTTAGAGTTGTAATCAACACCGCTTTATTTAACGCACTTCGAAAAGCTTCTTTTAAAAGTGCCTTGTAAAATGAAGACTAGAACACCACCTAACAAGGCAATTCTCATAATGCAATTACTGTAGTTATTCTTAAGACTCATTGCCTCTTTCTGCTGAGATTTTTGTAAAGtaccatatacagtatgctaaatgaatagtaaAACAGATCACACAAACTCATTTTTAGAATTCTGTGTGTTTCATCATTTCAAGCCTTTGAACTGAGTAGTAAGACTTTTTCCCTTTTGGTACCTTAAAACTTTTTTGCTATACGGCTTGTTATGATGCCTATTATAATctgttataatattatattataatgccATGAGATGTGAGAGATGCTCGTAAGCATTCTCACAGCTGCAAGACATCATGGGGGGCTTCTTATCATGTATGGTGCTCAGCATCACCAAGGCTCATTTGTTAAATAGAAATTTCTATCCCCGTAAGATGTTTCTCGTGTGAGCTGATAACTCATTACGT
Above is a genomic segment from Scleropages formosus chromosome 17, fSclFor1.1, whole genome shotgun sequence containing:
- the polr3g gene encoding DNA-directed RNA polymerase III subunit RPC7 isoform X1 translates to MAAKGRGRGIAAFTFNIEALGISRASLPEATLGPKPLFPDVEYKPVPLSSGEDEEYMLGLKQEMRCTMKRLPFNVTKPEEKAGVERYREMYAQANGKGKRNEWTPDWNRLPKELMPQKRKIKKKPKVKKEPKISSSKEKEELLDKLNDLEKKDEKSDEEKGEKAEENEDEDKEEAEAEEYDEEEVEEENDYIASYFEDGDDYGAGSDDNMDEATY
- the polr3g gene encoding DNA-directed RNA polymerase III subunit RPC7 isoform X2, with translation MAAKGRGRGIAAFTFNIEALGISRASLPEATLGPKPLFPDVEYKPVPLSSGEDEEYMLGLKQEMRCTMKRLPFNVTKPEEKAGVERYREMYAQANGKGKRNEWTPEVKKEPKISSSKEKEELLDKLNDLEKKDEKSDEEKGEKAEENEDEDKEEAEAEEYDEEEVEEENDYIASYFEDGDDYGAGSDDNMDEATY
- the polr3g gene encoding DNA-directed RNA polymerase III subunit RPC7 isoform X3; the encoded protein is MAAKGRGRGIAAFTFNIEALGISRASLPEATLGPKPLFPDVEYKPVPLSSGEDEEYMLGLKQEMRCTMKRLPFNVTKPEEKAEVKKEPKISSSKEKEELLDKLNDLEKKDEKSDEEKGEKAEENEDEDKEEAEAEEYDEEEVEEENDYIASYFEDGDDYGAGSDDNMDEATY